The proteins below are encoded in one region of uncultured Desulfovibrio sp.:
- a CDS encoding ACT domain-containing protein has protein sequence MKKLTISFLGRDCPGAVSTVSQILGQSGCNIVEVTQTILCGEFAAIFIVLAPEDLEQEDLRQRMLAGLKDAGLDLSVLVRPAVEGQWGTGIACQPFVVSADGPDHPGQIAAMSRIFAQHSINIESLKAILGEGGSQHALFVFEVMVPEDVDLGRLRRELVVEGRNHDLRVSVQHRDIFEAVHRVAPF, from the coding sequence ATGAAAAAACTGACCATTTCCTTTCTGGGCCGGGACTGCCCCGGCGCCGTATCGACCGTCAGCCAGATTCTCGGCCAGAGCGGCTGCAACATCGTGGAAGTGACGCAGACCATTCTCTGCGGAGAATTTGCCGCCATCTTCATTGTGCTGGCCCCGGAAGACCTCGAGCAGGAGGACCTGCGCCAGCGCATGCTCGCCGGCCTGAAGGACGCCGGCCTGGACCTTTCCGTCCTGGTGCGTCCGGCCGTGGAAGGCCAATGGGGCACGGGCATTGCCTGCCAGCCCTTTGTGGTCTCGGCCGACGGCCCGGACCATCCCGGACAGATCGCGGCCATGAGCCGCATCTTTGCCCAGCACAGCATCAATATCGAAAGCCTCAAGGCCATTCTGGGCGAGGGGGGCAGCCAGCATGCCCTCTTTGTCTTTGAGGTCATGGTGCCGGAGGATGTGGACCTGGGCCGCCTGCGCCGCGAACTGGTGGTGGAGGGCCGCAATCACGACCTGCGTGTCAGCGTGCAGCACCGCGATATTTTCGAGGCCGTGCACCGCGTGGCGCCCTTCTAG
- a CDS encoding PFL family protein: MLSEREVTSTLNMLRNEHLDVRTVTLGVSLFDCVSHDLGLFTDNVRAKLRRYAAQLVSVCDEVGDKYGIPVVNKRISVSPIAVVGAPFGPDGMVRICRALDEAAKDAGVDFLGGFSALVEKGFARGDRALIEALPEALACTDRICSSINVASSRSGINMDAVALMGQQILKVAEATRDRGGIGCAKLVVFANIPQDVPFMAGAYLGVGEPDVVINVGVSGPGVVKKAIDRALEHGRNERGQPMTLLDVAEVIKRTAYKVTRVGEMIGTEVAHRLNLPFGVADLSLAPTPAVGDSVGEIFQSVGLSSIGAPGTTAVLAMLNDAVKKGGAFASSSVGGLSGAFIPVSEDSSIEAAATSGLLSLEKLEAMTSVCSVGLDMIAIPGDTPAASISGIIADEMAIGMINHKTTAVRVIPVPGKGVGEEVSFGGLLGKAAIIPVPRGDATAFIGLGGRIPAPIHSLKN, translated from the coding sequence ATGCTTTCCGAACGCGAAGTCACCAGTACCCTGAACATGCTCCGCAACGAACACCTGGATGTGCGCACCGTCACGCTGGGCGTGAGTCTTTTTGACTGCGTGAGCCATGACCTGGGCCTGTTCACCGACAATGTACGCGCCAAACTGCGCCGCTACGCCGCCCAGCTGGTGAGCGTCTGCGACGAGGTGGGCGACAAGTACGGCATTCCGGTGGTCAACAAGCGCATCAGTGTCAGCCCCATTGCCGTGGTGGGCGCCCCCTTCGGCCCGGACGGCATGGTGCGCATCTGCCGTGCCCTGGACGAGGCGGCCAAGGACGCCGGCGTGGACTTTCTGGGCGGCTTTTCCGCCCTGGTGGAAAAGGGCTTTGCCCGGGGCGACCGCGCCCTCATCGAAGCCCTGCCCGAAGCCCTGGCCTGCACGGACCGCATCTGCTCCTCCATCAACGTGGCCTCGTCCCGCAGCGGCATCAACATGGACGCCGTGGCCCTCATGGGACAGCAGATTCTGAAGGTGGCGGAAGCCACCCGCGACCGCGGCGGCATCGGCTGCGCCAAGCTGGTGGTCTTTGCCAACATTCCGCAGGATGTGCCCTTCATGGCCGGGGCCTATCTGGGCGTGGGCGAACCCGACGTGGTCATCAATGTGGGTGTCTCCGGCCCCGGCGTGGTCAAGAAGGCCATTGACCGCGCCCTGGAACACGGCCGCAACGAACGCGGCCAGCCCATGACCCTGCTGGATGTGGCCGAAGTCATCAAGCGCACGGCCTACAAGGTGACCCGCGTGGGCGAAATGATCGGTACCGAGGTGGCCCATCGCCTCAACCTGCCCTTTGGCGTGGCGGACCTTTCCCTGGCGCCCACGCCGGCCGTGGGCGACAGCGTGGGGGAAATCTTCCAGTCCGTGGGACTTTCCAGCATCGGCGCCCCCGGCACCACGGCGGTGCTGGCCATGCTCAATGATGCGGTGAAAAAGGGCGGCGCCTTTGCCTCCTCCTCCGTGGGCGGCCTGTCCGGCGCCTTCATCCCCGTTTCCGAAGACTCCAGCATCGAGGCTGCGGCCACCTCCGGCCTGCTCAGCCTTGAAAAGCTGGAAGCCATGACCAGCGTCTGCTCCGTGGGGCTGGACATGATCGCCATCCCCGGCGATACGCCCGCAGCCAGCATCTCGGGCATCATTGCCGATGAAATGGCCATCGGCATGATCAATCACAAGACCACGGCCGTGCGCGTCATCCCCGTGCCCGGCAAGGGTGTGGGCGAGGAAGTCTCCTTCGGCGGTCTGCTGGGCAAGGCAGCCATCATTCCCGTACCGCGCGGCGATGCCACGGCCTTCATCGGCCTTGGCGGCCGCATTCCGGCGCCCATCCACAGCCTGAAGAACTGA
- a CDS encoding type III secretion system chaperone: protein MNPAFTSLLAALARELNLPGISTRDDDSCLLVLDDFEVSLRCLGEQIMIFTVVAPLPARKRDALYARLLDANTFFHRTQGFTLAAREDTGVTLQGVLPLSTLHDANIGVWVGNFVSVAAHWQEVCLACDGAEDPSAPAADALDPAMLTGMMRV, encoded by the coding sequence ATGAATCCCGCCTTTACCAGCCTGCTGGCCGCCCTGGCCAGGGAACTGAACCTGCCCGGCATCAGTACGCGCGACGATGACTCCTGCCTTCTGGTGCTTGACGACTTTGAAGTCAGCCTGCGCTGTCTTGGGGAACAGATCATGATCTTTACCGTGGTGGCTCCCCTGCCCGCCCGTAAACGGGACGCCCTGTATGCCCGGCTGCTGGATGCCAATACCTTCTTTCACCGGACCCAGGGCTTTACCCTGGCAGCGCGTGAGGATACGGGCGTGACCCTGCAGGGAGTGCTGCCGCTCTCCACGCTTCATGACGCCAATATAGGGGTCTGGGTGGGCAATTTCGTCAGCGTGGCCGCCCACTGGCAGGAAGTCTGCCTGGCCTGCGACGGGGCGGAAGACCCGTCGGCCCCTGCGGCTGATGCCCTTGATCCGGCCATGCTGACCGGCATGATGCGCGTCTAG
- a CDS encoding DNA-3-methyladenine glycosylase 2 family protein, whose translation MPFFPLAPQALTCLSRRDKRLARVIARLGPLQREVMPDFFAALVHSIVGQQVSTAVQRTLWQRVERLLGQVTPAGVLALPHGSLRALGLSSRKEDFIRQAAQAIVQGSLDVDALRRMDDSQVCHTLCRLHGVGVWTAEMLMLFSLQRQNIFSYDDLGIRRGLRMLYRHREVDRTRFERYRRRFSPYGSTASLYLWAVAGGALPELSDPAAGR comes from the coding sequence ATGCCCTTTTTTCCTCTTGCGCCACAGGCCCTGACCTGTCTTTCCCGGCGGGACAAACGGCTGGCCCGTGTCATAGCCCGCCTTGGCCCGCTGCAACGGGAAGTGATGCCCGACTTCTTTGCCGCCCTGGTGCACAGCATTGTGGGGCAGCAGGTTTCCACCGCCGTGCAGCGCACCCTCTGGCAGCGGGTGGAGCGCCTGCTGGGGCAGGTGACACCGGCCGGCGTGCTGGCCCTGCCCCACGGCAGCCTGCGGGCACTGGGACTTTCCAGCCGCAAGGAAGACTTCATCCGCCAGGCGGCACAGGCCATTGTCCAGGGCAGTCTGGACGTGGACGCTCTGCGCCGCATGGACGACAGCCAGGTCTGTCACACCCTCTGCCGCCTGCACGGTGTGGGCGTCTGGACTGCGGAAATGCTCATGCTCTTTTCCCTGCAACGGCAGAATATCTTCAGCTACGACGACCTCGGCATACGGCGCGGCCTGCGCATGCTCTATCGCCACCGGGAGGTGGACAGAACACGCTTTGAACGCTACCGACGCCGCTTTTCTCCCTACGGCAGCACAGCCTCCCTCTATCTCTGGGCCGTGGCCGGCGGTGCCCTGCCCGAACTGTCCGATCCCGCAGCCGGGCGCTGA
- the wbaP gene encoding undecaprenyl-phosphate galactose phosphotransferase WbaP, whose protein sequence is MYHESPLTFFLRSIGLPPQQLLLCMGDTLTLVLVSTLALCLRALFGNVNMDMYIWMLPIILCLTPLLGFLFGLYQTLPLPPHRELRSLCLTSSLVFGLLLLYLFMSKSSGSYSRLAILGAWLLSLLALPCWRYACRRLLCRARWWGAPLIILDQSRRGKDFWHYLRRNPQYGLSPRHILSLPRERNALVAVLSDRARRTPNAIALFLQSNDRTSIEYLAHINRFFSKTLVVPHFGGQFQHFWLTPCDLGLHTGLLLRQNLRSRWRQRLKRLVDMSICVPLAALLLLPGLLLGLAIRLDSPGPALYRQRRLGKGGRTIFIYKFRTMVSNADAVLHDYLETQPELRAEWERDQKLRHDPRITRMGRFLRKTSLDELPQLLNVLRGEMSLVGPRPIVDSEKEKYGLVYENYCRVRPGITGLWQVSGRNNTTYEERVSMDNYYVTNWSVWMDLWILGKTPLVVLTGYGAY, encoded by the coding sequence ATGTATCATGAATCCCCCCTCACGTTTTTTCTGCGCAGCATCGGTCTGCCGCCGCAGCAGCTTCTGCTCTGCATGGGCGATACGCTGACCCTGGTGCTTGTTTCCACGCTGGCCCTGTGTCTGCGTGCCCTGTTCGGCAACGTGAATATGGACATGTATATCTGGATGCTGCCCATTATTCTTTGCCTCACGCCGCTGCTGGGCTTTCTGTTCGGCCTGTACCAGACGCTGCCCCTGCCGCCGCATCGCGAGCTGCGCTCGCTGTGCCTGACCAGCAGCCTGGTCTTCGGCCTGCTGCTGCTCTATCTGTTCATGAGCAAGAGCAGCGGCAGCTATTCGCGCCTTGCCATTCTGGGCGCCTGGCTGCTTTCCCTGCTGGCGCTGCCCTGCTGGCGCTATGCCTGCCGGCGTCTGCTCTGTCGTGCCCGCTGGTGGGGCGCCCCGCTCATCATTCTGGACCAGAGCCGGCGCGGCAAGGATTTCTGGCATTACCTGCGCCGCAATCCCCAGTACGGCTTGTCGCCGCGGCATATCCTGTCCCTGCCCCGTGAACGGAATGCGCTGGTGGCGGTGCTGTCCGACAGGGCGCGCCGCACCCCCAATGCCATTGCCCTGTTTCTGCAATCCAACGACAGAACCAGTATCGAATATCTGGCACACATCAACCGATTTTTCAGCAAGACGCTGGTGGTGCCGCACTTTGGCGGCCAGTTTCAGCATTTCTGGCTCACGCCCTGTGATCTGGGCCTGCACACCGGCCTGCTGCTGCGCCAGAATCTGCGCAGCCGCTGGCGGCAGCGGCTCAAGCGGCTGGTGGACATGAGCATCTGCGTGCCGCTGGCGGCGCTGCTGCTCTTGCCCGGCCTGCTGCTGGGTCTGGCCATACGTCTGGACAGTCCCGGTCCGGCCCTGTACCGGCAGCGTCGTCTGGGCAAGGGCGGCCGGACCATCTTCATCTACAAGTTCCGCACCATGGTCAGCAATGCGGATGCGGTGCTGCACGACTATCTGGAAACGCAGCCGGAACTGCGCGCAGAATGGGAAAGGGACCAGAAGCTGCGCCATGATCCCCGGATCACCCGCATGGGACGCTTTCTGCGCAAGACCAGCCTGGACGAGCTGCCGCAGCTGCTCAATGTGCTGCGCGGCGAAATGAGCCTGGTGGGACCGCGCCCCATTGTGGACAGCGAGAAGGAAAAGTACGGCCTTGTCTACGAAAACTACTGCCGTGTGCGTCCTGGCATCACCGGCCTGTGGCAGGTTTCCGGTCGCAACAATACCACCTATGAGGAGCGGGTCTCCATGGATAATTATTATGTGACCAACTGGTCCGTGTGGATGGATCTCTGGATTCTGGGCAAGACGCCGCTGGTGGTGCTGACCGGCTACGGCGCCTATTGA
- a CDS encoding ABC transporter substrate-binding protein yields the protein MKKLFVCTLLLGLLAAVPAFAKTYVNGIDANYPPFGYIDEKTGKPAGFDVDSINWIAKTMGFKVEHKAVAWDGIVPALANKQIDMIASGMSITEKRRQMVDFTEPYWTVSRVFLVRNDSKLTPADILSKKIKLGVQRGTSEADAIKQEQKEKGYPFELRFYESCPLAVEDLLNGRIDAALMDQLPADDSIAKGKAVKKAGTHGEPDQFGVAIRKGDKELRALIEEGYRKLKADPYWQELQAKYLKK from the coding sequence ATGAAAAAGCTCTTTGTCTGCACGCTGCTGCTGGGGCTGCTGGCTGCCGTGCCTGCCTTTGCCAAAACCTATGTGAACGGCATTGACGCCAACTATCCGCCCTTTGGCTACATTGACGAAAAGACGGGCAAGCCCGCCGGCTTCGATGTGGACTCCATCAACTGGATTGCCAAAACCATGGGCTTCAAGGTCGAACACAAGGCCGTGGCCTGGGACGGCATTGTGCCCGCGCTGGCCAACAAGCAGATCGACATGATCGCTTCCGGCATGAGCATCACCGAAAAGCGCCGCCAGATGGTGGACTTCACCGAACCTTACTGGACGGTTTCCCGCGTTTTCCTGGTCAGGAACGATTCCAAGCTGACGCCCGCTGACATCCTGAGCAAGAAGATCAAGCTCGGCGTGCAGCGCGGCACCTCCGAAGCCGATGCCATCAAGCAGGAACAGAAGGAAAAGGGCTATCCCTTTGAACTGCGTTTCTATGAATCCTGCCCCCTGGCTGTGGAAGACCTGCTCAATGGCCGCATTGATGCCGCCCTCATGGACCAGCTGCCCGCCGATGACTCCATCGCCAAGGGCAAGGCCGTGAAGAAGGCCGGCACCCACGGTGAACCCGACCAGTTCGGCGTGGCCATCCGCAAGGGCGACAAGGAACTGCGCGCCCTCATTGAAGAAGGCTACCGCAAGCTGAAGGCCGATCCCTACTGGCAGGAACTCCAGGCCAAGTACCTCAAGAAGTAA
- a CDS encoding amino acid ABC transporter permease has product MNSLQVIWDALPFILGGTLTTVSAVALALSMGLVLGVPMAVGQAYGGPVLRFLIGLYVWFFRGVPILVLLFLSYGLCLNAGLTLPPFLASCIVMGCISTAYQSQIFRGAIESLPQGQLRAARALGMTDGTAIRTIILPQALRLSIPGWANEFSILLKDSAVCYVLGTQEIMSRATAVAQRTHEHLALFALAGIIYFLLTLVVLKLLRALENRVRIPGYSTSGMDGMGAAG; this is encoded by the coding sequence ATGAATTCTTTGCAGGTCATCTGGGACGCCCTCCCCTTTATCCTGGGGGGAACGCTGACAACGGTTTCCGCCGTTGCCCTGGCACTGAGCATGGGCCTTGTTCTGGGCGTGCCCATGGCCGTGGGCCAGGCCTATGGCGGACCGGTGCTGCGCTTCCTCATCGGGCTGTATGTCTGGTTTTTCCGCGGCGTTCCCATTCTTGTGCTTCTCTTTCTCAGCTACGGCCTCTGTCTCAATGCGGGGCTGACCCTGCCCCCCTTTCTGGCATCCTGCATCGTCATGGGCTGCATCAGCACGGCCTATCAGTCACAGATTTTCCGCGGCGCCATCGAAAGCCTGCCCCAGGGGCAGCTGCGTGCCGCCCGCGCCCTGGGCATGACCGACGGCACAGCCATACGCACCATCATCCTGCCCCAGGCCCTGCGTCTTTCCATTCCCGGCTGGGCCAACGAATTTTCCATCCTGCTCAAGGACTCGGCCGTCTGCTACGTGCTGGGCACGCAGGAAATCATGTCCCGTGCCACGGCCGTGGCCCAGCGGACGCATGAACATCTGGCCCTCTTTGCCCTTGCCGGCATCATCTACTTCCTACTCACGCTCGTGGTGCTGAAGCTTTTGCGCGCACTGGAAAATCGGGTGCGGATACCCGGCTACTCCACCAGCGGCATGGACGGCATGGGAGCTGCGGGGTAA
- a CDS encoding amino acid ABC transporter ATP-binding protein: MSECVLQVSHLSKNLGGRPILQDCSLSIARGELKVLIGPSGAGKSTLLQCINCLIPPDSGKISLEGKVLDRQDKRALCDFRAQVGMIFQDFNLFDHLTAEANVAIALCKVRGMSRQDARRRAQEELGRVGMARRAALYPAQLSGGQKQRVAIARALAMDPKVILLDEPTSALDPELVGEVLAVIKDLASGGMTMLMATHQMDFARALAHEILFMEQGVIIEQGAPDVLLAEGSGTRTRDFCTRLLEMGGA, from the coding sequence ATGAGCGAATGCGTATTACAGGTATCCCATCTTTCCAAGAACCTGGGCGGCCGGCCCATTCTGCAGGATTGCAGCCTTTCCATCGCCCGCGGGGAACTCAAGGTGCTCATCGGCCCGTCCGGAGCGGGAAAAAGCACCCTGCTGCAGTGCATCAACTGTCTTATTCCGCCTGACAGCGGGAAAATTTCCCTGGAAGGCAAGGTGCTTGACCGGCAGGACAAGCGCGCACTCTGCGACTTTCGCGCCCAGGTCGGCATGATTTTTCAGGATTTCAATCTGTTTGACCACCTGACCGCCGAGGCCAATGTGGCCATTGCCCTGTGCAAGGTGCGCGGCATGAGCCGTCAGGATGCCCGGCGTCGCGCCCAGGAAGAGCTGGGGCGCGTGGGCATGGCCCGGCGTGCGGCCCTGTATCCGGCCCAGCTGTCAGGCGGACAAAAGCAGCGCGTGGCCATTGCCCGGGCGCTGGCCATGGACCCCAAGGTCATTCTGCTGGACGAACCCACCTCTGCCCTGGACCCCGAGCTGGTGGGTGAAGTGCTGGCCGTCATCAAGGACCTGGCCAGCGGCGGCATGACCATGCTCATGGCAACCCATCAGATGGACTTTGCCCGCGCCCTGGCCCACGAAATCCTGTTCATGGAACAGGGCGTCATCATCGAACAGGGCGCTCCCGACGTGCTGCTGGCCGAAGGCAGTGGTACGCGCACCCGCGATTTCTGCACCCGGCTGCTGGAAATGGGGGGAGCCTAG
- a CDS encoding amino acid ABC transporter permease — protein sequence MFDPAFVSQELLPALNRGLLVSIALIVPSSILGFLGGIVLGCLRVFGSPLVRRLGDGFTAIIRGVPLAVQLMMIYFALPKLGIYFEPYGASLLSFTLCSGAYQSEYVRGALLSIRQGQIRAAQALGMSTLQTVIWIVVPQAARRALPGCGNEIIYLIKYSSLAYLVTCMELMGEGKVLASDTFRFTEVFLAVGAYYLVMVSLATWLLHWLEKRYYIPGFGTRQAS from the coding sequence GTGTTTGATCCGGCCTTCGTGAGTCAGGAGCTGCTGCCCGCCCTCAACCGCGGCCTCCTGGTCAGCATAGCCCTCATCGTGCCGTCGAGCATCCTGGGGTTTCTGGGCGGCATTGTGCTGGGCTGCCTGCGGGTTTTCGGTTCGCCGCTGGTGCGCCGCCTGGGCGACGGCTTTACCGCCATCATCCGAGGGGTGCCGCTGGCCGTGCAGCTCATGATGATCTACTTTGCCCTGCCCAAGCTGGGCATCTATTTTGAGCCGTACGGTGCGTCCCTGCTGAGCTTCACCCTGTGCAGCGGCGCCTACCAGTCCGAATATGTCCGGGGCGCCCTGCTTTCCATCCGGCAGGGACAGATCCGGGCGGCGCAGGCCCTGGGCATGAGCACCCTGCAGACCGTCATCTGGATTGTGGTTCCCCAGGCCGCCCGCCGCGCCCTGCCCGGCTGCGGCAATGAAATCATCTATCTTATCAAGTACAGCTCCTTGGCCTATCTGGTTACCTGCATGGAACTCATGGGCGAGGGCAAGGTCCTGGCCTCGGATACCTTCCGTTTTACCGAAGTGTTCCTGGCCGTGGGCGCCTACTATCTTGTCATGGTCTCTCTGGCCACCTGGCTGCTGCACTGGCTGGAAAAGCGCTACTACATTCCGGGCTTTGGGACCCGGCAGGCAAGCTGA
- a CDS encoding sigma-54-dependent Fis family transcriptional regulator, whose amino-acid sequence MLQEETLGLDDPVRAAAQSIRRLSAMVGGTIDRSQLFLNISREFKNAFHYDRFSIYLYDANREFLNAFANADGTIVERFSNTRIAQDTVAWHVIQSRKPIVVSDLASTGWNGATSLASAGLNVSIAFPLILGDKVIGTLHVSFVEQPDNIAAIQTFLLELCPVLTMLLFVVLSDEREFRSKAMQKGSMYSPPEQGDESILQLESRLLETGDMAPVMSLARKVAKLHIPVLITGETGTGKSMMARWLHRHSPRRSAPFIKVNCPSLAPTLFESEMFGYAKGAFTGAHAKRIGRIEMAQNGTLFLDEIGELSPDMQSKLLQVMEESCFERVGEAQSISVDIRVVSATNIDLKDALDNGRLRRDLFYRLAPVVLRLPPLRQRKNDIAIMVEYFTKVFSRQWDLRPPNLSKRVLNSLYDHDWPGNIRELRNVVSRMLLHSLDGTVTDAFVREALHEWKELTGVPTPRELPVEPYSPPLQASSENRAQARCTESSGLSSLEENERAHILEALRQTGGRVSGPRGAAALLGIPRSTLQHKLHKLGITP is encoded by the coding sequence ATGCTGCAAGAAGAGACCCTTGGTCTGGATGATCCCGTCCGCGCTGCCGCACAATCCATCCGCCGGCTGTCCGCCATGGTGGGGGGGACCATCGACCGGAGCCAGCTTTTTCTGAATATTTCCCGGGAGTTCAAAAACGCATTTCATTATGACCGGTTCAGTATTTATTTGTATGATGCCAATCGCGAATTTCTGAACGCCTTTGCCAATGCCGACGGCACCATCGTGGAGCGTTTTTCCAATACGCGCATAGCCCAGGATACGGTGGCCTGGCACGTCATCCAGAGCCGCAAGCCCATTGTGGTCAGCGATCTGGCCTCCACCGGCTGGAATGGGGCCACTTCGCTGGCATCGGCCGGCCTCAACGTGTCCATTGCCTTTCCGCTCATTCTTGGGGACAAGGTTATCGGCACGCTGCACGTTTCCTTTGTGGAGCAGCCGGACAATATTGCGGCCATCCAGACCTTTCTGCTGGAGCTGTGTCCGGTGCTGACCATGCTGCTTTTTGTGGTGTTGTCCGATGAACGTGAATTTCGGTCCAAGGCCATGCAGAAGGGCAGCATGTACAGTCCGCCGGAGCAGGGGGACGAGAGCATCCTCCAGCTGGAAAGCCGCCTGCTGGAAACGGGCGACATGGCGCCGGTCATGTCGCTGGCGCGCAAGGTGGCCAAGCTGCACATTCCCGTGCTCATCACCGGTGAAACCGGCACGGGCAAAAGCATGATGGCCCGCTGGCTGCACCGGCACAGTCCGCGCCGGTCCGCACCCTTTATCAAGGTCAACTGTCCTTCCCTGGCGCCGACCCTGTTTGAAAGTGAAATGTTTGGCTATGCCAAGGGGGCCTTTACCGGCGCCCATGCCAAGCGCATCGGGCGTATTGAAATGGCCCAGAACGGCACCCTGTTTCTGGATGAAATCGGGGAACTTTCGCCCGATATGCAAAGCAAACTCCTGCAGGTCATGGAGGAAAGCTGCTTTGAACGCGTGGGCGAGGCCCAGTCCATCAGCGTGGATATTCGCGTGGTGTCCGCCACCAACATTGATCTGAAGGACGCCCTGGACAACGGCCGGCTGCGCCGGGACCTGTTCTATCGTCTGGCGCCCGTGGTTCTGCGCCTGCCCCCCCTGCGGCAGCGCAAGAACGACATTGCCATCATGGTGGAATATTTCACCAAGGTCTTTTCGCGCCAGTGGGACCTGCGTCCCCCCAATCTGTCCAAGCGGGTGCTCAACAGTCTGTATGACCACGACTGGCCGGGGAATATCCGCGAGCTGCGCAACGTGGTGAGCCGCATGCTTCTGCATTCGCTGGACGGGACCGTGACGGATGCCTTTGTGCGCGAGGCGCTGCACGAATGGAAGGAACTGACAGGTGTCCCCACTCCGCGCGAACTGCCGGTGGAACCCTATTCTCCGCCCTTGCAGGCATCTTCGGAAAACCGGGCGCAGGCCCGATGTACGGAATCCAGCGGGCTGTCCTCGCTGGAAGAAAACGAGCGCGCGCACATTCTGGAAGCGCTGCGCCAGACCGGGGGGCGGGTATCCGGCCCGCGCGGCGCAGCTGCCCTGCTGGGTATTCCCCGCTCCACCCTGCAGCACAAGCTGCACAAGCTGGGTATCACGCCGTAG
- a CDS encoding sulfite exporter TauE/SafE family protein — protein MLSDIIVIAIAGFFSGIIKTGVGVGAGIFLLPTLSIAFPAKLALGLGAPLMLASDVLGLRFYWRQWLAWPELRRIMFSAVPGLILGAVLLPIIPGHVFRVCVGIFGSLYALSMLWHEFPVAVVLRRLFKGLSEGSGKTSAYVFGFLGGASTVMAHAGGIVWSLYLIKAAPDRRIFVGTTVIMFFVTNIYKVASYIYIDLLPWDNLLSVLPAIPMVFLGSYLGNIMNKRCDSALFRKIVLCVILFLSISLCL, from the coding sequence ATGCTTTCTGATATCATCGTCATTGCTATCGCTGGCTTTTTTTCTGGCATCATCAAGACAGGCGTCGGAGTTGGTGCCGGCATCTTTTTGCTTCCCACTCTGTCCATTGCATTCCCTGCCAAGCTGGCGCTTGGCCTGGGTGCTCCGCTTATGCTGGCCTCGGATGTGCTCGGCCTGCGTTTCTACTGGCGCCAGTGGCTGGCCTGGCCCGAACTGCGCCGCATCATGTTTTCCGCCGTGCCGGGTCTGATCCTGGGGGCTGTGCTGCTGCCCATAATTCCCGGGCACGTTTTCCGGGTGTGCGTGGGCATTTTCGGTTCGCTCTATGCCCTGAGCATGCTGTGGCATGAATTTCCCGTGGCTGTCGTCCTGCGGCGCCTCTTCAAGGGCCTTAGTGAAGGCAGTGGCAAGACCAGCGCCTATGTTTTCGGTTTTCTGGGTGGTGCTTCCACGGTCATGGCCCATGCCGGGGGGATTGTGTGGTCCCTGTACCTCATCAAGGCGGCTCCTGACCGTCGCATCTTCGTGGGCACCACCGTCATCATGTTCTTTGTAACAAATATTTACAAGGTAGCCTCCTACATCTACATCGACCTGCTGCCCTGGGATAATCTGCTCAGCGTGCTGCCGGCCATTCCCATGGTTTTTCTGGGATCCTACCTTGGCAACATCATGAACAAGCGGTGTGACAGCGCCCTGTTCAGGAAGATTGTTCTCTGTGTCATTCTCTTCCTCTCTATCTCCCTGTGCCTCTAA